CCATTGTTTTCCATCTAACTGTCATTCTTCCAAGACAGCCAACACTGAATtgccattattttttttatttattaattaattattacacATTTCAACATCCCTACACATCTCCACCAATCACATCAATTCATCCACAATATAAGTAAACCAAAATATTCATAAACACACACAAGACATCACAACTCAAAGAAACACATATAAAAAGGCCAACATAGAAAAACCATTTAGCAATTACAGAGAAAGTTCAACTTTTTCCACCATTATGGATGAAGTAGTGGACGACACACCCTTCTGGCTCCAAAGTGGTGCCGCCAGCCACCGCGGCCGCCACCTCCGCCGCTCATACTCCATGATATTCAGCTCCGGGGCGGTTCTCATTATCCTTCTGGTGGCTGCAACTGCATTCATCTTAATCATAGCACCTACATTACATTCTTTCAGTTCACACATTCTTAAACCCCATTCAGTGAAGAAAAGCTGGGATTCACTCAACTTTGTTCTGGTTCTCTTTGCCATACTATGTGGCTTCCTCAGCAAGAACAACACCACTACCACCAACGACACCCCACGTTCCTCCTCCTATCAAGATCAAACCTTCATTGAAGCAACGCAATCACAAGACTATGCTAAACAAAACCCAGAAACACCAATGCATTGGTATGAATACTCTGAGAGAACACCCTCTTATAACAGGTTGAGGAGTTTCAACTCCTACCCTGATCTCCGCCAAGAGTCGTGGATCGCCGCCGAAGAACGATGGAGATTTTACGATGATACCCACGTTAGAGGTTACCGCGAGGTGGGCATCGACCACAACGAGAACCGAGAACTCCGTCGCAGGCCGTCAAGACCAGCTGCcggagaagaacaaaaagaagAAGAGCAGGGGATCATTAAGAACATTGAAGTTGACACCTTTGAAGTTCGTACGACCAAAGTCCCCAGCTCGCCGCCGGTACCAGCAGCGGTTCCACCATCGCCGCCGGTACAAGCAGCAGTTGCACCATCGCCGCCGCCGGCACCACCACCTTTACCCAGTAAAGATCGTCCAAGACATTCCCGAGTGATTGAGAAGCCGAAGTATGAAGAATCGGGAGTTGAAAGCATAAGACAACGACACTCACCGCCACCACCTCCCCCGCTTCCTGCGGTGCACAATAAGAACAAGAGAGGGAGTGCAACTAAGGAGTTCTTCACGTCTTTGAAGGGAAAAAATAGGAAGAAACAAAGGCAGCGCAGCTTCGAGAATTTCGAAAGCATTCTGAATTCTGAACCTCCTCCTACTCTGCCTCCACGACAACCACCCCCACCACCACCTATGCCACCACCGCCTTCGGTTTTTCAGAATCTTTTCTCTAAGAAAAGCAAACATAAAAAGGGTCACCCAGATGTTTCATCATCAAGAACCAAACCGCAGGTTGTTGTGGCAAAGGCTAATGTTAAGCCCCATCTTAGAGAGAATATCTCAACTTTGGAAGAAAACGTTATTACTGGTAACGAGTCACCCTTGCTGCCAATACCTCCACCGCCGCCTCCGCCGCCATTTAAACTGCCGGCGTGGAAGTTCCTGGTGCAGGGTGACTATGTTAGAGTAGATAGCATTAGTAGTTCAAGTAGTGGTTCGCCAGATTTGGATGAAGATGTTGTGGATTCACCCAGCAGTGAGGCAAGTCAATGGGATAATGATAATAGTCCTTCTTCTCCACAAGGTGGGGATTTAGAACCTGAAATAATGTTGTTCTATCCCAGCCCTGATGTTGATACCAAAGCTGGTACTTTCATTGAAACATTCAGAGCTGGTTTGAGGATGGAAAAGATCAACTCCACCAGGGAGAAGCAGGGAATAGGGAGATCCAATCTTGGACCTTCAACATATTTGGAAAGAAATGGACCCAAGTTGAAGTTACGAAATTGAGATTTTGTCTTTGTTTATCAGATTGTTTTGTTCTTTGTATTCGTTTGTTCATTTCTTTTTTGTTACAGTAAATTGTTATCATGTACCAATTGAGATCAAGTTCGATAGTACCACACAGTATAGAAGAACAGGAgttttatttcctttgcaatagATCTCTTCTTGCATTTTATCCCTTTTtaatttgatcttagttttccttaAAAAAGCATGAAAATACTTTTGATGTGGTGACGTGTGACTAAGATTCTGTGTTGCATAAAGCCTAAAAGGTAACAGTTGTCTAACAATATAAGCATCAAGAGAACGGTGTTGTGGGTACTGCTTTTGCACTCAAAATTCCTTCCTTATGTTTTGAGCAACTCAAATGTGGCCAGTACAAAACTTTTAGAAAAGAGGATTAtgaataaaaaatgttacaaagaAACTTTTCAGAAAGGGGGAAAACTACTTGTTACTGCTGGATTAATCTGTACTCTATCTTTTCGCGAAACTTTTCAGTAAAATAACTTCAATCTACAGAatagagagagaaaggagggagtATCTTCAAAGACTAAAGCGAGATTCTTTTGTCCCAAAGTTCAAGAATTCTTGAGATGAACAGGATTGGAAACTTCAATCCAAATTATGATCCAGTGGGGTAAATTTATTGAATGAAGCTAACAAATACAGTACCAACAAATATAAAGCATATCATGCAGTTCCAATTTGTTCCAATTCCATAAAAATGTAAAACTTTCAACTTTCTGTCAACTCTATAAACAATTAAACACTCAACAACTGCAAAAGCAAAAATAACAGAAGTAATTTGGCCTCAACTCTGTAGCAAAAATTACAACTGAAGAATCGTCCTTTGATTGCAGAGTTGTAAGGTAGCACCTACAGTTTGGTTAGAGCATAACATGAATGGGATTTCATAACCCAGTAACAAACCAAAGAGGGCGCATTCCTCGCTTTATCAAACTCATTTGTGCGGGAGAGCTAAACATGCTCAACAAATAAATAGTCTACAACAAAATCAGTAAGCATATTCTACCATAAAGCAGTATACAGAATGCAAGTTATAATACTTAAAGCTAACAAAAAAGACAATAGATTGGAGTGCCTAAAGGAAATAAGCAGCAATGAAGAAGGGAAACAGGGCCAAAACTTGCAATGCTGACCTAATGCTTTGGAGCCTTACTCAGCAAATACTTCTTCAACACATCCATAACCGAGCCAAAGTCCGCCTTCACTTGCACCGGCGGGTTAGCATATCTGCAAGCCATCTCCTtgatatccttggaatgataatCGATTTTGGACTGAGTGAACTTCAACCCATGAGCCGTGCTCACCACCACAGTCCTATCGGTAGGCTTTATAACCCCACTATTCCTCAACTTAAACAATGCAGTCAAAGCCACTCCAGTGTGAGGGCAAATAAACATGCCAGTGGAGTCTGCTTGAGCCATGGCATCCATCAACTCCTCCTCAGTCGCCTCCTCAACAATCCCATTCGAGTTCTTCAAGGCATAAACAGCCCTGTCAATTGAAACAGGGTCACCAATTTGTATGGCAGATGCAAAGGTAGTATTAGCCTTCACCGCCTTAAAATCTTTCCACCCTGACTTGAAGTACAAGTACAAAGGATTGGCATTCGCAGCCTGGGCACAAACGAGCCTGGGAATCTTATCCACAAGCCCCAACTCTTTACACATATGAAACCCTTTGTAAAAAGCATAAATATTGCCAAGGTTGCCGCCGGGGACAATGACCCAATCAGGGACCTGCCAATCAAACTGCTGCAGAATCTCAATAGCAGCAGTCTTCTGCCCCTCAAGCCTCAAACTGTTCAAAGAATTCGCCAAATATATCGGCAGCTCGGCCGTAACCTCCCTAATCAGCTGCATACAACCATCAAAATCGGTGTCAATACTCAGCACGAAAGCACCATTCGCAATCGGCTGCACCAACTGCGCAATGGAGATCCTGTTAGCAGGCAAGAACACAATGGAAGGGATCCCCGCAGAAGCGCAGTAAGCAGACAAAGCAGCAGAGGTGTCTCCAGTTGAAGCACAACCAACACCAACCACAGGTCTATTCATCTTCCTCAAGCGGTTCACCTTGTATTAAACACTCAAAATCAGTCCCAAATAACATTACAAGTTGCAGAATAAGCAatgctaactaactaactttatAATAGTTTGATAACTAAGAATCTAAGAACCCTAACGGGAATATGATTATGAATACCTGGCTGACGAGAACGGTCATGCCGAGATCCTTGAAGCTGCCGGTGTGGCTGATGCCGCAGTGCTTGACCCAGAGATCGTTCATGCCGAGGAACTGTTTGCCGAAACGCTCGGCCCAGAAGAGATTGGAGTTTCCCTCAAAGGCACTGACGATGTCATCGCTGTCGATCTCGGGGAGCACCCACTCCTTCTTGGACCAGACGCCGGAGCCGTAGGGCCAGGTGGTGCGGCCGACGCGGGAATCGAAGAGGTTGCGCCAGTACTCGCCGTCGAACTTCTTGAGGGCGGCCATGTCGTGCTGGACGTCGAGGAGGCCGCCGGATTGAGAGCGGTAAACGATCTCATCGAGGGAGTAGGACTCGGTGGAGGAAGGGTCGGCGTTGAAGGGGACGTAGCAGGCTGAGAAGAGGTTGTCGTGGGTGATGTTGTTGCGACGGGCTTCGTCGCGGATGTTCTCGTCGGCAGGGCGGCGCTGCTTGGGGGAGGTGAGAGGAGTGGTGGGCTGGGATTGGGCCTTGATAGGGAAGTGGGTGGGCCTGGGCCTGGGGGGTTGGTGGGTTTTGAGTCTTaaaatacttttttgtttatttttagattttagaGGTGTTACagttataaacttataattaTCATATTCAATCAGATATAAACTGTTGTTATTAATTATTATCTTATTGTTAGCACAAAAGTTTGATGCAGTATAATTGTTTTGACCGTAGTTAATAACAatataaaatatgatttttgattcACACAATTTAGCTAGAATCGAAAATGAATATTAGATTGAATAagactaataagtaataacatgTGAAAAATATAATTGATGGAAAAAATGTGAAAACTATTATTTGACTACCAAGATATGATAAAATATGGACGATTAAACTTGGAGATTAAGTAAAAACAAAAACGTGGGAGAAGAGGCCAAAACTACTCAAGGCAATATAAATTTTTCTCTATAAACAAAAGAGTCAAAGACATTCAAAAggatttcaattcaataaaacatCTCAAGTAACATTGAAATCTCTGTAAGATTCTTTGTCACCATGACAAAAAATATTATAGAATACAGTATAAGTGAGTgtttgaaatcaatttttttctacTGTTGTTATTTTCTTTATGTTCTTTTCTAGTATATTGTTATTTCGTTCATATTCATGTTCATGTTCAACTTGTTTATTCTTATTACAGATTTATAAGCAGTATTTAGTCAAATTTATTTGATCTTATCTTAATTATTATTCTTGTTTAGTCTTTGATTTATATATTACGGTTTACTTAAGAATTTTATTATTACATTATTTGACAATTCATTCTCAATATTATCATTGATAAGTTTCAAACAAagtttatttttttagaaaaattatgTGTTTGTTTGGAGtcattattttgatttaaaaaaatatctttttttaataaatttttttagcgtatttgacaaatttttagtagtaaaagtaaaaatactagaaaaataaaaaaaaaaaacttttttgagaagttgtaatttatattttttttaaatccttttttgttaaaaaaagatgtttttcatgtaataaataaacagaaaaatatttttatattattatactcaaatataattgataaataaaaagatttttttgtatgagatatccaaacataaaattacttttatttttttataaaatcttttaaagaaagataactcgaaaaaaaaattttttcttttaaaacctaTCCAAACAAACCCTATATCTGCTCTTAAAAGATTAGAAATGTAAATAAAAGATTAGAAATTAAACTCCCTTTATAATAGGCCATAAGATAGCATTAGATTTCAaatgtaaattttgaaaatttattcaaTACAATCTAAACCATATAATATAtcaaataaaagtataaaactcATCTCTGAAATCTCTAGATAAAGATAGAGAAGTTATACTATTTGAAGTATAACTGGTTGGCAATATCAAACACTTTTGCTTAAACAATAATGAttgaattttactttttaattattttatgtttttgctCAGCACTTGTGCTCATAAGAATATATAAGTCAGTCGTTATAACACCAAAATGTCAGTTTGGAACATCTGAGGCGTACATTGGGTGCACACCCCAATATTCTAATTCTTTGCCATCATCTTCCACAATAGGCTGACCCAAAATAAGACGATCATAGAAGAACTGGAATGAAACCACGAGTTGAATACTGTTATTAGTGTTGGTGCTTTCTTCCATTACCTTGATCATGTCAATGCAGCATTGCCCGTCGTACCAAAAATAGTTACCGTTATGCCATATATTCTCGCCTGGCATCCAATACCCGTCATAGCTGAAACTTGGGCCATGCATCACTTTAACGCAATACTTATATGACACTTCAGTGGCGTCCACTTGGTAACTCCCATAGTATGCAGGAAACATGACCCAAAAGATGAATCCCAACAAGTTATCACCTGAGGCAACATCTAGAGTAACGGCCCCTCTTTCTGGGTTTATATATCTGAACCATCCCGGGTCTGCACCTGACAACACATTTAACTTGGGATGATTGTGCCTGTCGTTCCACAGAGGAAGAAACTTACCCGTATACTGCCATGGTGTTGTAGCACATGTAGGTGCTACTGCTAGTGGTCGCTTTAGTCTGCCATAGGCATGTTCCGTAATGTTGTTTCTTGCATTCCCTTCCAATTTGTAGCAGTTGGTGAAATTGAAGGTTATATCCTCAAATTGCTGCTGCTGGATTGGCTCTTCAGCCACAGAATCCAAAGCAGATACAAATACAGTGTGTAGTGAGCAGCAGTTGCGAGCAATTATGCACACAACCGATGCTGGAAGCTCTGCTATGGACTCAAGGCTCTCACAGTTGCTCACGTTCAGGTATTTCAGCTTCTGGGAACATACAGCAGATGGAGGAACTTGACGCAGACTCTTGCAACCAGAGATACTCACTTCTCTAAGATTTGGAGCTTTTGATAAATCTGGGAGCTCCATTAGGCTTGACGAACCATCTAGATCCACTTTCCTTAGATTTACAAGATTCtgaaattaactaattaaaaggTAGGTATGCATGTGTATGGCATCAAATTAATTTCACAATCTTGTTTCCATACCTGTTCACCTTCCCAAAGCGTTTGCAATCCACTGTTGGGCATTATGATTTCAACAAATCTCTCAGCACCAAAAGAAGACGGCAAAGATTTCAAAGGAAACTCGTCCCAATGAAGATAGCTTAACTTCTTTGGCAGGGATGTAATACCTTCTGGAGCACACAACTTTGTTCTGAAACCGGGTGCATGAAATCTAACAAGCTTCAGTTCTGGCATTCTTTCAAATGTCTCAGGGTGCAACCTTATCGTATCAATTTCATACATGTTTAAAGTGATACTTTGAATAGCTTGAGTTCCCTGCATAGTATGTATgtcaaaattaaatatatatcaaAATGGGACAAAATTACAATCTGGGTAATCTTACGCTTACCTTATTGTATTTTAGTACTTCATAGGTATCACAAGAATCCCATAGTCTACTGCGTTTTCCTGGATCATCTTGACATTCTTTGCGAACAATTTCACGACCCATTTCTCGAATTAATGTCATGCATTGACACACAATTGTTTGAAATGGAAATAAGAGCTTTATTACAAAGATTTGTCAGCCCGATAGTAGTTGTGTATCCACAGCGATCAAGAAGAGATTTTATCTGCTCTTCTGTATTTCTATCAAAGAAACATGCAAGTTCCAAAAACATATTTCGATCATTACGATCTAATTCATTATAACTCAGTCGCAATATACTTTGGATTTTTTCATCAGGCATCTTTTCAAGTTTGGCCAGTTTACTTTCCCACTCTTGTTGAGTTTTTCCTTTAAGAAAGGAACCCAAGATTTTCAATGCTAAAGGGAGGCCTTTGCAATAGTTAAGCACTCTCTTGGACAACTCAACTTGTTCTGCTTCTATAGTGCAGTTTTGCTTGAAGGCATTCAGGCTGAAAAGCCGAAGAGAATCATCATAATTCAATGCCTCAACTTCATGTATATGATCAGCATCCGCCTTAACAAGGACATGTCTCTTGTTGTCACTATGATTCTGCTACTTGCCCCAAACCATGTATGTCCTCCACATAAATCTTCAATTTGATCTGAATCATTGACATcatcaagaacaacaagaacctTTGTTTACCAAGTCTTTTCTTGGCAAAATTAGTTATCCCACCAGGCGTGACAAAGGGACTTGCATCTTCTTCCTTTAGCAGTTTAGAAAGTTCTGTCTTCAAATGATCTATACCATATTTCTTAGCTCTTTCTCTTACATTGTTCAAAAAGCAAAATCCTTCAAACCCATCACACAGTCTATTGAAAACTGCAGTCGCAAGAGTTGTCTTACCAACACCGCCCATGCCCCAAAGGCCAAGAATAACAGATTCCGTGCACAATGATACTAGCTTTTCAATTGGTCCATGAATTCCAACAAGACCATGCAAATCACCTTGGGGTGATTGGTTTAACCTTTGTAAGACACGTTTGACAATTTCATCAACAAGGTCAGCATCATTCCTGCATAATGTATAAGAGGCAAACTTATTAGTAAATCCGACCTAAATCAGATAATATCTCTAATTGACTATTCAACCACATTAAAATCAGAAGAACCAGTGATCTCCCAGAATTTAAGCCAGATAGAAGCAATCAAAAGTACTAATACAACAGTTCATAGTCATTTTCTGCCTAAAATACATCTTaaagaggaaaaaaaattttACAGCAACATTTTGACGTTCAAAGAACCACACTAGTTTTACCAATGTATTTGATATTAGCAATACCTTGTACTTCCCAAGAAAACTATGGCGTTGCCCAGTTATCATCATGTCAAAATCTCGATCAAGTGTGAGCCTCACAGGCCGATTTAACAGATATGATGAAGGATAGCAAGTGACGTTGAAACAGGTAAATGACTTAAGTTTAAATACgaattttatgcatacataaTAACAGCATAGTTTATAAATGTCTCATGGATAACGACGTATCATATATTGCTCTGAATGATGAAAACCCGGAGAGTGTGTGGTAGTTTGTGTCTACGATAGTTGTCTTTCTTGCGACACctcataagaagaaaaagaattgttatAAAAGCTACCGaatgaaagagtaattggtaaacaaatgatattttcttctagcatatatggtcttttatagtggtaaaataaaaatggaaggaataaaattttgtatttttatattaatgGTTTCTAGTTTCTGACTCTTCTGACTTCAGTCTTCCTTCTTCAATATTACTCTGTCAGTCTGATACCTCACACTTTCACTCTGAATCATGTCACACTTACCAACACATTCAATCTCTGAATTCGCCTTTGTGagtaataaaattgtgaaagaatagaaaaataaaagaattgtgaaaaagaaaggatgaaattttattgattgttgattgaatgaattgtaaattatgaaggtaaaactaagtatatataaagtattggcctatgaaagataaaagatgAGCGGGCAATGGTGGTTTGTTTCTTGGTCTTCCAAGAGACTAAAGAACTGCCTAAGAAGAAACAATAACCTGTTAAAGATCGCCGAGTGTCAGGACATCCGGCCCAATCAGAGTCATTGAAGCCGAGAAGTTGAATTTCTAATTCCCTTGGAAAGAAAAGTCATTTGCCGGGACTAGTTTTCAGATATCGTAACACATGCTTGGCAGCTTGAAGATGAGATTCAGTAGGAGATGCCATGAATTGACTTAATTGTTGACTGGCATACATGATGTCCGGTCGAGTAGTGGTGAGATAGATAAGACGGCCAACCAAACGACGATATACAAAAGGGTCGGATATCAGGGGACTTTTGTCTTGATATAGTCTTGTGGTACTATCCATTGGAACAGAGGCAGATTTAGCACCTAATAAACCAGAATCCTCCAAAAGATCAAGACAATATTTTCTCTGAGATAAGCAAATTCCCTTCTCTGATTAAGCAActtcaatacccaaaaaatattttaatgggcCCAAGTCTTTAATTCGGAAGTGTTGGTGCAAAATAGACTTAATGGCAGCAAGTTAAGAAATGGAATTACCAGTGAGAACAATATCGTCAACATAGACTAAAAGGATAGAAATTTGATCACCAATAAATTTGACAAATAAACTATAATCAGATGAGGTCTGCTGATATCCATGAGATAGCAAAAGGTGAGAAAGTTTGTCATACCACATACGACTAGATTGTCGTAAACCATACAGTGACTTTAGTAGCTTACAACATTGATTCGGTTGAGGAGATATAAATCCGGGTGGCAGAGTCATATAAACATCCTCAGAAAGATCCCCATGTAAGAAAGCATTATTGACATCCAACTGATGTATAGGCCAATGCTTCATAGAGGTCAATGCCAAAACTAATCTGATAGTGGCAGGCTTGACAACAGGGGAGAAAGTTTCCAAGAAATCAATACCTTCAGTTTGAGTGAACCCTTTAGCCACAAGGCGTGCTTTATATTGATCAACTGAACCATCAGGCTTACGTTTGATGCGATAGACCCATTTACAGCCAACTGGCTTAACCCCTGCAGGGCAATCAACAAGACGCCAAATTTGTTCAGCTCAAGAGCATCCAACTCATCTTTCATAGCACTACGCCAATTAGAGTGTTGATTGGCGTCCTTAAAAGACTTTGGCTCAATGTCAGAATGTAGAGATAAAAGAAACTTTTTATgtgaagatgaaagagaagaaaaagatatgACTGAAGACAAAGGATACTTGCACTTTGAGGGAGATTGATTtgtagagatgagagagaaattaCACAAGTAATCAGAGAGATATGCTGGAGGTCGGTGAGGCCGGTCGGAATGACGAGGATGGGGTTGCTCAGGCGGTGAAGAAGGTGACGGGGGATGAGAAGGTGATGGTGGACTGGTGTCTAGTGTTGAAAGTGATTCGGTGGTCATGGGTTCAACTTGGTTAGGAAACGATAGTGAGGAAGAAGGAGAGGTTGTTggagaaaataaagaactaaGTGGAGTTGGGTCAATGGGTATAGGTGAAGGTTCAACTGGAAGACTAACTGAATCTTGTTTTTGAGAAGGTGTGTTTGGCAATGTNNNNNNNNNNNNNNNNNNNNNNNNNNNNNNNNNNNNNNNNNNNNNNNNNNNNNNNNNNNNNNNNNNNNNNNNNNNNNNNNNNNNNNNNNNNNNNNNNNNNNNNNNNNNNNNNNNNNNNNNNNNNNNNNNNNNNNNNNNNNNNNNNNNNNNNNNNNNNNNNNNNNNNNNNNNNNNNNNNNNNNNNNNNNNNNNNNNNNNNNNNNNNNNNNNNNNNNNNNNNNNNNNNNNNNNNNNNNNNNNNNNNNNNNNNNNNNNNNNNNNNNNNNNNNNNNNNNNNNNNNNNNNNNNNNNNNNNNNNNNNNNNNNNNNNNNNNNNNNNNNNNNNNNNNNNNNNNNNNNNNNNNNNNNNNNNNNNNNNNNNNNNNNNNNNNNNNNNNNNNNNNNNNNNNNNNNNNNNNNNNNNNNNNNNNNNNNNNNNNNNNNNNNNNNNNNNNNNNNNNNNNNNNNNNNNNNNNNNNNNNNNNNNNNNNNNNNNNNNNNNNNNNNNNNNNNNNNNNNNNNNNNNNNNNNNNNNNNNNNNNNNNNNNNNNNNNNNNNNNNNNNNNNNNNNNNNNNNNNNNNNNNNNNNNNNNNNNNNNNNNNNNNNNNNNNNNNNNNNNNNNNNNNNNNNNNNNNNNNNNNNNNNNNNNNNNNNNNNNNNNNNNNNNNNNNNNNNNNNNNNNNNNNNNNNNNNNNNNNNNNNNNNNNNNNNNNNNNNNNNNNNNNNNNNNNNNNNNNNNNNNNNNNNNNNNNNNNNNNNNNNNNNNNNNNNNNNNNNNNNNNNNNNNNNNNNNNNNNNNNNNNNNNNNNNNNNNNNNNNNNNNNNNNNNNNNNNNNNNNNNNNNNNNNNNNNNNNNNNNNNNNNNNNNNNNNNNNNNNNNNNNNNNNNNNNNNNNNNNNNNNNNNNNNNNNNNNNNNNNNNNNNNNNNNNNNNNNNNNNNNNNNNNNNNNNNNNNNNNNNNNNNNNNNNNNNNNNNNNNNNNNNNNNNNNNNNNNNNNNNNNNNNNNNNNNNNNNNNNNNNNNNNNNNNNNNNNNNNNNNNNNNNNNNNNNNNNNNNNNNNNNNNNNNNNNNNNNNNNNNNNNNNNNNNNNNNNNNNNNNNNNNNNNNNNNNNNNNNNNNNNNNNNNNNNNNNNNNNNNNNNNNNNNNNNNNNNNNNNNNNNNNNNNNNNNNNNNNNNNNNNNNNNNNNNNNNNNNNNNNNNNNNNNNNNNNNNNNNNNNNNNNNNNNNNNNNNNNNNNNNNNNNNNNNNNNNNNNNNNNNNNNNNNNNNNNNNNNNNNNNNNNNNNNNNNNNNNNNNNNNNNNNNNNNNNNNNNNNNNNNNNNNNNNNNNNNNNNNNNNNNNNNNNNNNNNNNNNNNNNNNNNNNNNNNNNNNNNNNNNNNNNNNNNNNNNNNNNNNNNNNNNNNNNNNNNNNNNNNNNNNNNNNNNNNNNNNNNNNNNNNNNNNNNNNNNNNNNNNNNNNNNNNNNNNNNNNNNNNNNNNNNNNNNNNNNNNNNNNNNNNNNNNNNNNNNNNNNNNNNNNNNNNNNNNNNNNNNNNNNNNNNNNNNNNNNNNNNNNNNNNNNNNNNNNNNNNNNNNNNNNNNNNNNNNNNNNNNNNNNNNNNNNNNNNNNNNNNNNNNNNNNNNNNNNNNNNNNNNNNNNNNNNNNNNNNNNNNNNNNNNNNNNNNNNNNNNNNNNNNNNNNNNNNNNNNNNNNNNNNNNNNNNNNNNNNNNNNNNNNNNNNNNNNNNNNNNNNNNNNNNNNNNNNNNNNNNNNNNNNNNNNNNNNNNNNNNNNNNNNNNNNNNNNNNNNNNNNNNNNNNNNNNNNNN
The DNA window shown above is from Arachis ipaensis cultivar K30076 chromosome B08, Araip1.1, whole genome shotgun sequence and carries:
- the LOC107610279 gene encoding threonine synthase, chloroplastic (The sequence of the model RefSeq protein was modified relative to this genomic sequence to represent the inferred CDS: added 51 bases not found in genome assembly) — its product is MAAASSTSLFHASSPFPLKTHQPPRPRPTHFPIKAQSQPTTPLTSPKQRRPADENIRDEARRNNITHDNLFSACYVPFNADPSSTESYSLDEIVYRSQSGGLLDVQHDMAALKKFDGEYWRNLFDSRVGRTTWPYGSGVWSKKEWVLPEIDSDDIVSAFEGNSNLFWAERFGKQFLGMNDLWVKHCGISHTGSFKDLGMTVLVSQVNRLRKMNRPVVGVGCASTGDTSAALSAYCASAGIPSIVFLPANRISIAQLVQPIANGAFVLSIDTDFDGCMQLIREVTAELPIYLANSLNSLRLEGQKTAAIEILQQFDWQVPDWVIVPGGNLGNIYAFYKGFHMCKELGLVDKIPRLVCAQAANANPLYLYFKSGWKDFKAVKANTTFASAIQIGDPVSIDRAVYALKNSNGIVEEATEEELMDAMAQADSTGMFICPHTGVALTALFKLRNSGVIKPTDRTVVVSTAHGLKFTQSKIDYHSKDIKEMACRYANPPVQVKADFGSVMDVLKKYLLSKAPKH
- the LOC107614319 gene encoding pollen-specific leucine-rich repeat extensin-like protein 2; translated protein: MDEVVDDTPFWLQSGAASHRGRHLRRSYSMIFSSGAVLIILLVAATAFILIIAPTLHSFSSHILKPHSVKKSWDSLNFVLVLFAILCGFLSKNNTTTTNDTPRSSSYQDQTFIEATQSQDYAKQNPETPMHWYEYSERTPSYNRLRSFNSYPDLRQESWIAAEERWRFYDDTHVRGYREVGIDHNENRELRRRPSRPAAGEEQKEEEQGIIKNIEVDTFEVRTTKVPSSPPVPAAVPPSPPVQAAVAPSPPPAPPPLPSKDRPRHSRVIEKPKYEESGVESIRQRHSPPPPPPLPAVHNKNKRGSATKEFFTSLKGKNRKKQRQRSFENFESILNSEPPPTLPPRQPPPPPPMPPPPSVFQNLFSKKSKHKKGHPDVSSSRTKPQVVVAKANVKPHLRENISTLEENVITGNESPLLPIPPPPPPPPFKLPAWKFLVQGDYVRVDSISSSSSGSPDLDEDVVDSPSSEASQWDNDNSPSSPQGGDLEPEIMLFYPSPDVDTKAGTFIETFRAGLRMEKINSTREKQGIGRSNLGPSTYLERNGPKLKLRN